The Spirosoma radiotolerans genome has a window encoding:
- a CDS encoding PVC-type heme-binding CxxCH protein, translating into MKKILTAIGVVLVLAQCARQTATQTASRQESLKPRRTEILFLGDNGHHRPIERVPQLMAALGNKGINITYTDKLEDLNADNLNKYDGLLIFANWDSIGKPQEKALLDYVASGKGLIPVHCASYCFRNSTEYVDKVVGGQFWRHKMDTIQTHFTQPNNPIVAGLPSFKAYDETYLHSHLQADNNVLAVRDIKADQASDKPNVKEEPYTWTRQYGKGRVFYTAYGHDERTWSQPGFQQLLERGILWAVGDDVKKRHDDLKPQPFAYTEAQLPNYEKRPGPQLEQKPLSPEESMKHLQVPVDFTLDLFAHEPNVMHPIAMAWDERGRLYALITKDYPNERKPEGGSDYIVICEDTDKDGKADKFTNFAEGLSIPTGMAFGNGGLYVSQAPHMLFLQDTNGDDKADVKKIVFTGFGTFDTHAGPSNLHYGFDNWIWGSVGYSGFKGKVGADSVKFSQGFFRFKPDGSKLEYVTSTSNNTWGLGFSETGDIFGSTANNSHGWYMAIPNRYYHGAAHIRENGSRSTDTHKDMKPITEKVRQVDVFGGFTAAAGHNFYTARAFPKKYWNKIAFVAEPTGHILHQNVMQKTGTNFEDAEGFNLVAGADEWFAPVFAEVGPDGAVWVVDWYSFIIQHNPTPKGATNGSGNAYDTPLRDFTHGRIYRVGYKNAPAYTPMALSKDRPAELVAALKNTNMFWRTTAQRLLIDRNNKDVVPQLIALVNDQSVDEIGINPAAIHALWTLQGLGALDGSNSAATQAAMGALKHQDAGVRKTAIQVLPHTQETAGTLLSADLLNDKEPLVVLNTVLALSESPQSDATEKAILARLDKATETNDRWLPDAFACALTGQNGQLLKKYMGQLAMSAPSQPKPAHDMSSHSTKGHGPSAPEQRATVTPAGNQPDLVVAAIRTTPESPSVREGARIFVDVTNAGGVAIPAGTVIPMSVRIEGPKGNLEGAKINFVSVTHDTGIKPGETVTISKSNNGPWVGDMGVLFERPGDYTISVMLDRENAIAESNEQNNNATHTLVYRAPQSLSAYALERATRSYASVAPVDSIVALLRQSQKLGSIQGEAIMKGVLEGWNMKQTAQVRDADKTFLASLTNTVSTDNRERLARLYEVWGLAKTEPTDPNVEVVRMKTVREEMRFDKKEFTVTAGKQVEIVLENPDAMQHNLVIGKQKSMEIIGAAADKLITAKDGAEKNYVPSIAQIIAATPLVNPDQTYRLKFTAPATPGDYPFVCTFPGHWRMMNGIMKVTKAPVGISAK; encoded by the coding sequence ATGAAAAAGATACTCACAGCAATTGGGGTAGTACTGGTTCTTGCCCAATGTGCCCGCCAAACGGCGACACAAACCGCTAGTCGGCAGGAATCCCTGAAGCCGCGCCGGACGGAAATCCTGTTTCTGGGCGATAACGGGCACCACCGGCCCATTGAGCGGGTGCCGCAATTAATGGCCGCGCTGGGCAACAAGGGCATTAACATTACGTATACGGATAAACTGGAAGACCTGAACGCCGACAACCTCAATAAATATGACGGCCTGCTGATTTTTGCCAATTGGGACAGCATCGGAAAGCCACAGGAAAAAGCGTTGCTCGACTATGTAGCCTCGGGAAAAGGGCTTATTCCCGTTCACTGTGCGTCGTACTGTTTCCGAAATTCAACCGAATACGTCGATAAAGTTGTGGGCGGGCAGTTCTGGCGCCACAAAATGGACACCATTCAAACCCATTTTACGCAGCCTAACAACCCAATTGTAGCAGGTCTGCCTTCGTTTAAAGCGTACGACGAAACGTATCTGCACAGCCATTTGCAAGCCGACAACAACGTGCTGGCCGTTCGGGATATTAAAGCTGATCAGGCATCAGATAAACCTAATGTCAAGGAAGAACCTTACACCTGGACACGGCAGTATGGTAAAGGGCGGGTATTCTACACTGCTTATGGGCATGACGAACGCACCTGGAGCCAGCCCGGATTTCAGCAACTGCTGGAGCGGGGTATTTTGTGGGCAGTCGGCGACGACGTGAAAAAGCGGCACGACGACCTGAAGCCTCAACCTTTCGCGTATACGGAAGCGCAGCTACCGAACTACGAAAAACGCCCTGGTCCACAGCTGGAACAAAAACCTCTTTCGCCGGAAGAGTCCATGAAGCACCTTCAGGTGCCCGTGGATTTTACGCTCGATTTGTTTGCCCACGAGCCAAATGTGATGCACCCCATAGCCATGGCCTGGGATGAACGCGGACGGCTTTATGCGCTGATTACGAAAGATTATCCCAATGAGCGCAAGCCCGAAGGTGGCTCCGATTACATCGTTATTTGCGAAGACACCGACAAAGACGGCAAGGCCGACAAGTTCACCAATTTTGCCGAAGGGCTGAGCATTCCAACCGGGATGGCTTTTGGCAACGGCGGCCTCTATGTGTCGCAGGCACCGCATATGCTGTTCTTACAGGATACAAACGGCGACGACAAGGCTGATGTGAAGAAGATCGTTTTTACGGGTTTTGGTACGTTCGATACCCATGCTGGACCGAGCAATTTGCATTATGGGTTCGACAACTGGATTTGGGGAAGCGTGGGGTATTCGGGCTTTAAGGGAAAGGTGGGTGCCGACAGCGTGAAGTTCTCGCAGGGATTTTTTCGCTTCAAACCCGACGGATCTAAACTTGAATACGTAACCAGCACATCGAACAATACCTGGGGGCTGGGTTTCTCGGAAACGGGCGATATTTTCGGGTCAACCGCCAACAACTCGCACGGCTGGTACATGGCCATTCCTAATCGGTATTACCACGGTGCCGCCCACATTCGCGAAAATGGCAGCCGTAGCACGGATACCCACAAGGACATGAAGCCCATTACCGAAAAGGTTCGGCAGGTGGATGTCTTTGGTGGCTTCACGGCGGCTGCGGGGCATAATTTTTATACGGCCCGCGCCTTCCCGAAAAAGTACTGGAACAAAATTGCCTTCGTCGCTGAACCAACGGGCCACATTCTGCACCAGAACGTGATGCAGAAAACGGGTACTAATTTCGAAGATGCGGAAGGCTTCAACCTGGTAGCGGGGGCCGATGAGTGGTTTGCACCGGTGTTTGCCGAAGTTGGTCCCGATGGGGCCGTCTGGGTCGTTGACTGGTACAGTTTCATCATTCAGCACAACCCAACGCCTAAAGGGGCTACCAACGGTTCGGGTAATGCGTATGATACGCCCCTTCGTGATTTTACGCATGGTCGAATTTATCGTGTCGGGTACAAAAATGCACCCGCTTATACGCCAATGGCCTTGAGCAAAGACCGCCCGGCGGAACTGGTAGCTGCGCTGAAAAACACAAATATGTTCTGGCGGACAACGGCGCAACGTTTGCTGATTGACCGGAACAATAAAGACGTAGTGCCCCAACTCATTGCACTGGTGAATGATCAATCTGTGGATGAAATTGGCATCAATCCGGCCGCCATTCATGCCTTGTGGACCTTGCAGGGGTTGGGTGCTCTGGATGGATCGAACAGTGCCGCGACGCAGGCTGCTATGGGCGCCCTAAAACATCAGGATGCTGGCGTTCGTAAAACGGCCATTCAGGTATTGCCACACACACAGGAAACCGCTGGCACGTTGCTAAGCGCAGATTTGCTGAATGATAAGGAACCGCTGGTTGTACTGAATACGGTGCTGGCTCTGTCGGAATCTCCGCAAAGTGACGCCACGGAAAAAGCAATTCTTGCCCGTCTCGATAAAGCCACCGAAACCAATGATCGTTGGTTGCCCGACGCCTTCGCCTGTGCTTTGACGGGGCAGAATGGGCAACTTCTGAAAAAATACATGGGGCAACTAGCCATGAGCGCGCCTTCTCAGCCGAAACCTGCCCACGACATGAGCAGTCATTCGACCAAGGGGCACGGTCCTAGCGCGCCCGAGCAGAGAGCCACCGTAACGCCCGCTGGTAATCAGCCCGACCTGGTGGTAGCGGCCATTCGGACAACACCCGAGTCGCCTTCGGTTCGGGAGGGAGCCCGTATTTTTGTGGACGTTACCAACGCTGGGGGCGTGGCCATTCCGGCCGGGACCGTTATTCCGATGTCTGTCCGAATTGAAGGCCCAAAGGGTAATCTGGAAGGTGCCAAGATCAACTTTGTGAGTGTGACGCACGATACCGGCATCAAACCCGGTGAAACGGTAACCATCAGCAAGTCGAATAACGGCCCCTGGGTTGGCGACATGGGCGTACTGTTTGAGCGCCCCGGTGACTACACGATCTCCGTTATGCTCGACCGGGAAAACGCCATTGCCGAAAGCAACGAACAGAACAACAACGCGACCCATACGCTCGTTTACCGTGCCCCGCAAAGCCTGAGTGCTTATGCGCTGGAGCGGGCCACGCGCAGCTATGCGTCCGTAGCGCCTGTCGACTCGATTGTTGCCTTGCTGCGGCAAAGCCAAAAACTGGGGTCTATTCAGGGCGAAGCCATTATGAAAGGGGTTTTGGAGGGTTGGAACATGAAGCAGACGGCTCAAGTCCGGGATGCGGATAAGACATTTCTGGCTAGCCTGACGAATACCGTATCGACCGATAACCGCGAACGGCTAGCCCGCCTATATGAAGTATGGGGCTTGGCCAAAACCGAACCCACCGATCCCAATGTAGAAGTCGTTCGGATGAAAACGGTTCGGGAAGAAATGCGCTTTGACAAGAAAGAGTTTACCGTGACAGCCGGTAAACAAGTTGAGATCGTATTGGAAAATCCCGATGCCATGCAGCATAATCTGGTCATTGGCAAACAAAAGAGCATGGAGATTATTGGAGCCGCTGCCGACAAACTGATTACGGCCAAAGATGGTGCTGAAAAGAACTATGTGCCCTCGATAGCGCAGATCATTGCGGCCACGCCGTTGGTGAACCCGGACCAAACGTACCGGCTGAAATTCACCGCGCCCGCTACGCCTGGTGATTACCCATTCGTATGCACATTTCCCGGCCACTGGCGGATGATGAATGGCATTATGAAAGTGACAAAAGCCCCTGTAGGCATAAGCGCCAAATAA
- a CDS encoding RNA methyltransferase: protein MPLRKLALDELNRLSVSDFKDVEKFPYCLILDDIRSLNNVGSVFRTADAFRAQKLYLGGITGQPPHRDITKTALGATESVAWQHVPDVITLVKQLQANGWLVAAVEQAEGSTSLADFVPESNKPYAFVLGNEVTGVREEIIQLADLVLEIPQYGTKHSLNIAVTAGIICWDFLQKM, encoded by the coding sequence ATGCCTCTCCGCAAACTCGCTCTTGACGAACTCAACCGGCTATCGGTTTCTGATTTCAAAGACGTTGAAAAATTTCCGTACTGCCTGATCTTAGATGACATCCGTAGCCTGAACAATGTAGGCTCGGTCTTTCGTACGGCCGATGCCTTTCGGGCTCAGAAACTTTACCTGGGTGGCATCACCGGGCAGCCGCCCCACCGCGATATTACCAAGACAGCGCTTGGCGCTACAGAGTCGGTTGCCTGGCAACACGTGCCCGATGTCATTACGCTTGTTAAACAACTCCAGGCCAACGGTTGGCTGGTAGCCGCTGTGGAGCAGGCTGAAGGCAGTACGTCACTGGCCGATTTTGTCCCTGAGTCAAACAAACCCTATGCGTTTGTGTTGGGTAATGAGGTAACGGGCGTTCGGGAGGAGATCATTCAACTGGCGGATCTGGTGCTCGAAATTCCCCAGTATGGCACCAAGCATTCGCTGAATATTGCTGTCACAGCCGGGATTATTTGCTGGGACTTTCTCCAGAAAATGTAA
- a CDS encoding Rad52/Rad22 family DNA repair protein, with product MELKALTAPLTVQEIEWRVQSQTKDGQKIIVVPYITNRCVMQRFDDQFGWAGWQNEIKEIEGGFLCTITAILPGGEIVRKTDGASRTSVEPVKGGISDAMKRCAVQFGLGRALYDFPKVMIETTDKYIPNWATPLLDKMVEKINSGGVVRDVVVLKPEHAKPTAKAV from the coding sequence ATGGAACTGAAAGCATTAACTGCTCCACTAACGGTACAGGAAATTGAATGGCGCGTGCAAAGCCAAACCAAAGATGGCCAGAAGATCATCGTCGTGCCGTACATTACCAATCGCTGCGTGATGCAGCGGTTCGACGACCAGTTTGGCTGGGCAGGCTGGCAGAATGAAATCAAGGAAATCGAAGGTGGATTTTTGTGCACCATCACGGCCATTTTGCCGGGTGGCGAGATTGTCCGGAAAACGGACGGGGCCAGCCGCACCAGCGTTGAACCCGTCAAAGGCGGCATCAGTGATGCCATGAAACGCTGTGCCGTTCAGTTTGGACTGGGCCGGGCGCTGTATGATTTTCCGAAAGTAATGATCGAGACAACGGACAAGTATATCCCCAATTGGGCCACGCCTTTGTTGGATAAGATGGTCGAGAAGATCAATTCAGGGGGCGTTGTGCGCGATGTTGTAGTCCTTAAACCCGAACACGCCAAACCAACGGCGAAAGCGGTGTAA
- the mutS gene encoding DNA mismatch repair protein MutS has translation MKSATAAKPQVKKNETPLNRQYNQIKAKYPGALLLFRVGDFYETFGEDAVRASKILGITLTKRNNGGSNEELAGFPHHSLDTHLPKLVRAGERVAICDQLEDPSVAKGIVRRGVTELVTPGVSFNDNVLDTRRNNYLAAVHFGKGSAGNPDDQFGISFLDISTGEFLASQGNAAYVDKLLQSFNPSEVLYCKRNRQEFGSLFGDKFHTYTLEDWAFTYDFGYNFLKQHFQTTSLKGFGIDGLPDGIIAAGVILHYLNETEHKDLQHITRVTRLEEDRYVWLDRFTIRNLELTTAQQEGGIPLIQILDQTVTPMGARLLRKWLNLPLKEKALIDERLNMVELLVNDIDLADTMVNHLRQIGDLERLVSKVAVRRISPRELLQLKRSLQHVLPIKELLITALSQHESPGLHAGSLKKYADQLNPVSFLLDRIETELREDPPTLANQGGMIKPGINAELDELTAIAYSGKDYLLQLQEREVQRTGISSLKIAYNKVFGYYLEVTHAHKNRVPDDWIRKQTLVNAERYITPELKEYEDKILNAEEQIFQIEARMFNDMVIAAGEYVGAIQQNARVLSVLDVLASFGRVAVKNKYVRPSINESKVLNIKDGRHPVIEQQLPPGEPYIPNDIYLDDETQQIIIITGPNMAGKSALLRQTALIVLMAQSGSFVPASVAELGLVDKIFTRVGASDNLSRGESTFMVEMTETASILNNLSERSLILMDEIGRGTSTYDGVSIAWSITEYLHNKTDCRPKTLFATHYHELNDLATDNPRIKNYNVSVKELGNKVIFLRKLKEGGSEHSFGIHVAQMAGMPAQIVSRANEILKQLESSHHRENNREKIREAVPQERELALRIIESGDPKSEAIKEKLRTIDVNRLTPIEALLKLNELLKMAE, from the coding sequence GTGAAATCAGCCACCGCAGCAAAGCCACAAGTCAAGAAAAACGAAACGCCCCTCAACCGACAATACAACCAGATTAAAGCCAAATATCCCGGCGCGCTGCTGCTTTTCCGTGTCGGTGATTTCTACGAAACCTTCGGCGAAGATGCCGTTCGGGCCAGCAAGATTCTGGGCATCACCCTGACCAAACGAAACAACGGCGGATCGAATGAAGAACTGGCTGGCTTTCCCCATCACTCTCTCGATACCCACCTGCCTAAACTCGTTCGGGCGGGCGAGCGGGTTGCCATTTGTGACCAACTGGAAGACCCGTCGGTGGCAAAAGGAATCGTTCGGCGCGGGGTTACCGAACTGGTAACGCCCGGTGTTTCATTCAACGACAATGTGCTCGATACCCGGCGTAATAATTACCTGGCTGCGGTCCATTTTGGCAAGGGCAGTGCCGGTAATCCGGATGATCAGTTTGGTATCTCTTTTCTGGATATTTCAACCGGCGAATTTTTGGCATCGCAGGGAAATGCGGCTTATGTCGATAAACTGTTGCAAAGCTTCAATCCGTCGGAGGTGCTCTATTGCAAGCGTAATCGGCAGGAGTTCGGCTCCCTGTTTGGCGATAAATTTCACACCTATACGCTCGAAGACTGGGCGTTTACGTATGACTTCGGGTACAACTTTCTGAAGCAGCATTTTCAGACGACCTCTCTCAAAGGATTTGGTATTGATGGGTTGCCCGACGGGATCATTGCCGCTGGTGTCATTCTGCACTACCTGAACGAAACAGAGCACAAGGACCTTCAGCACATAACCCGCGTAACCCGGCTCGAAGAAGACCGGTATGTTTGGCTGGATCGCTTCACCATCCGCAACCTCGAACTGACGACCGCCCAGCAGGAGGGAGGCATTCCATTGATTCAGATTCTCGACCAGACGGTTACGCCGATGGGCGCTCGACTGCTGCGCAAGTGGCTCAACCTGCCACTCAAGGAGAAAGCCCTGATCGACGAACGACTCAATATGGTTGAACTCCTCGTCAACGACATCGACCTGGCCGATACGATGGTAAACCACTTGCGGCAAATCGGCGATCTGGAGCGTCTGGTCTCGAAGGTGGCCGTACGGCGTATCAGCCCGCGTGAGCTGCTGCAACTGAAACGGTCGTTGCAGCATGTGCTGCCCATCAAAGAGTTATTGATTACGGCGCTGAGCCAGCATGAATCGCCTGGCCTTCACGCAGGATCCCTTAAAAAGTATGCGGATCAGTTGAATCCGGTTTCGTTCCTGCTCGACCGTATTGAAACGGAACTGCGCGAAGATCCACCGACACTCGCCAACCAGGGCGGCATGATCAAGCCGGGAATCAATGCGGAGCTGGATGAACTAACCGCGATTGCCTATTCGGGAAAAGATTACCTGCTGCAATTGCAGGAGCGCGAAGTGCAGCGGACGGGCATAAGCTCGCTCAAAATAGCGTATAACAAAGTGTTCGGGTATTACCTGGAGGTGACCCATGCGCACAAAAACCGCGTCCCTGACGATTGGATTCGGAAACAGACGCTGGTGAATGCAGAGCGTTACATCACCCCGGAACTCAAAGAATACGAAGATAAAATTCTGAACGCCGAGGAGCAGATCTTCCAGATCGAAGCCCGGATGTTCAACGACATGGTGATTGCGGCCGGTGAGTACGTAGGGGCCATTCAGCAAAATGCCCGGGTGCTGTCGGTGCTGGATGTGCTGGCTTCGTTTGGCCGGGTTGCGGTTAAAAATAAATACGTCCGACCGTCGATCAACGAAAGTAAAGTGCTGAATATCAAAGACGGAAGGCACCCGGTCATTGAGCAACAATTGCCCCCCGGCGAGCCGTATATTCCCAATGATATTTATCTGGACGACGAAACCCAGCAGATTATCATCATTACCGGGCCCAATATGGCCGGAAAGTCGGCGCTGTTGCGCCAAACGGCGCTGATTGTCCTGATGGCCCAGTCGGGTAGTTTTGTGCCTGCATCGGTAGCCGAACTGGGGCTGGTCGACAAGATTTTTACGCGGGTAGGGGCGTCGGATAACCTCTCGCGGGGTGAAAGTACGTTTATGGTCGAAATGACTGAAACGGCCAGTATTCTTAACAACCTGAGCGAACGAAGCCTGATTCTGATGGACGAAATCGGACGTGGTACGAGCACGTATGACGGCGTTTCGATTGCCTGGTCCATTACCGAATACCTGCATAACAAAACAGATTGTCGACCGAAAACACTGTTTGCCACCCATTACCACGAACTAAACGACCTGGCAACGGACAACCCACGGATCAAAAATTACAACGTCTCGGTGAAGGAGCTGGGTAACAAAGTGATCTTTTTGCGTAAGCTAAAAGAAGGCGGCTCAGAACATAGCTTTGGCATTCACGTAGCCCAGATGGCCGGTATGCCCGCTCAGATCGTTAGCCGGGCCAATGAAATTCTGAAGCAGTTGGAGTCATCGCACCATCGGGAGAACAACCGGGAAAAAATTCGGGAAGCCGTGCCTCAGGAACGCGAACTGGCCCTGCGTATCATCGAGTCCGGCGATCCGAAATCCGAAGCAATTAAGGAAAAACTACGCACCATCGACGTAAATCGCCTGACACCCATCGAAGCCTTATTGAAGCTGAATGAACTGCTGAAAATGGCGGAGTAA
- a CDS encoding sensor histidine kinase: MLILTAGCGFRSWLSLSTTDPTGNPSSEWLILFALALALQTLAGYGLWWWLRRRQRSVVQTEVLHSIVHEFQTPITAIRMAADILDSPIARNQPERTEKYVRIIREETERLQHQVETMLTLARADRNTLTLNLEPIQLHQLLHSVAERHGEYLTLRLLDADSHILADRLHLTNVLYNLLDNAVKYSSDQPRIMIRTRADQDGLTIAVRDEGVGIPAKLISQIFQPFFRVHDRSQASVKGFGLGLSYVQRIVQSHNWTVWVKSEQGKGSEFIIQIPPPSILPPTSG, from the coding sequence GTGTTGATACTCACAGCTGGCTGTGGGTTTAGAAGCTGGCTGTCGCTGTCAACAACCGACCCTACAGGCAATCCATCATCTGAATGGCTCATCCTGTTTGCCCTGGCTTTAGCTTTGCAAACACTGGCAGGCTATGGGCTATGGTGGTGGCTGCGCCGACGGCAGCGATCCGTGGTACAAACAGAAGTTCTGCATTCAATTGTCCACGAATTCCAGACACCCATTACGGCCATTCGAATGGCCGCCGATATTCTGGATTCTCCTATTGCCCGTAATCAGCCTGAACGAACTGAAAAATACGTCCGCATCATTCGGGAGGAAACAGAGCGGCTGCAACACCAGGTTGAAACGATGCTGACTCTGGCTCGCGCTGACCGCAACACGCTAACGCTTAACCTGGAGCCCATTCAACTCCATCAACTGCTTCACTCAGTAGCCGAACGACATGGTGAATACCTGACGCTGAGGCTGCTCGACGCAGACTCGCACATTCTGGCCGACCGGCTTCATTTAACAAATGTGCTGTACAATCTGCTCGATAACGCCGTAAAATACAGTTCGGATCAGCCTCGCATCATGATTCGGACCCGAGCCGATCAGGATGGCCTGACCATCGCCGTCCGCGATGAAGGCGTTGGAATTCCAGCCAAATTAATTTCTCAGATTTTTCAGCCTTTTTTTCGGGTTCATGACCGCAGCCAGGCGAGTGTCAAAGGCTTCGGATTAGGACTCAGTTATGTGCAGCGAATCGTTCAGTCGCATAACTGGACCGTATGGGTAAAAAGTGAACAGGGAAAAGGTAGTGAGTTTATCATTCAAATTCCGCCACCCTCTATTTTACCTCCCACTTCTGGCTAA
- a CDS encoding M28 family peptidase: protein MQNTSLLKITCGTLALLFGGVAAHAQSTPALSGFAPARQAAQAKLETEFKAKQSSAAFKNHLEKLSSVPHLTGSVENEHVRDYIAETMRKAGWQVDIYPHDVLLPKGPGEIAVELVEPIRQPLNIREFLFKEDKYSSDPRLTPGYNAWSGSGDATAEVVYANYGRKEDFEQLKAMGISVKGKIVLARYGGNFRGYKAQFAQADGAVGVIIFTDPADSGYMRGLTFPEGPYYSESVIQRGSLLTTPYTGDPLTPGEAALPMDAKNTPKRLDQNAVGLHKIPVTPLPYGSATEILKRMAGVRPVPAGWQGGLPYTYRLEGGPALKVRLMVKQEKTIQRIYQVVGTLTGSEFPDEWIIAGCHYDAWSYGATDPNSGTAMLLSMTETMGKLAKAGQRPRRTIKVCHWDAEEPGVIGSAEWSEQFRDELSQKAVAYMNYDAAVSGRTFGASASPSMKKLIIEATQSVQYPDSNKTVYQHWMGHKAAGNPTRVTGSSAPALVAGEPTIGNLGGGSDHIAPYMHIGIPSLSAGMEGPTLYHSQYDDLYFYDKFADPTYKMGPMMEQVVGTMTMRLANADLVPYDLARYPTDLAVHLKAAEKAIQAYAPTYSINPLLNAVADLKKNADACELARQNYLKSGRTDKLVELNKELRLLERSFIDPKGNAFGGWYKSLYASSDPNSGYASWMLPGLLYEASLKSTANLPDLEVRYKKAIQTLSDKLLVISQGLGGGNAPAAIGSGNK from the coding sequence ATGCAAAATACCTCTTTACTGAAAATCACTTGTGGAACGCTCGCTCTGCTGTTTGGCGGGGTAGCCGCGCATGCTCAATCGACTCCGGCACTCAGTGGCTTTGCGCCTGCCCGTCAGGCGGCCCAGGCTAAGCTCGAAACCGAGTTCAAAGCCAAACAATCATCGGCCGCCTTTAAAAACCACCTCGAAAAACTCAGCAGCGTACCCCACCTGACCGGTTCGGTTGAGAATGAACACGTCCGTGACTACATTGCCGAAACCATGCGCAAGGCGGGCTGGCAGGTAGATATTTATCCGCATGATGTGCTGCTGCCAAAAGGTCCTGGTGAAATAGCCGTTGAGTTGGTCGAACCGATTCGCCAACCCCTGAACATCCGGGAATTTCTCTTTAAAGAAGATAAATATAGCAGCGACCCCCGCCTGACTCCCGGCTACAATGCCTGGTCGGGCTCGGGCGATGCCACTGCCGAGGTCGTTTACGCCAACTATGGGCGGAAGGAAGATTTCGAGCAACTGAAAGCCATGGGCATTTCGGTAAAGGGAAAGATTGTATTGGCTCGCTATGGCGGCAATTTCCGGGGCTATAAAGCGCAGTTTGCGCAGGCAGACGGGGCAGTGGGCGTCATCATTTTTACGGACCCTGCCGATAGCGGCTACATGCGTGGCCTTACTTTTCCCGAAGGTCCGTACTACAGCGAAAGTGTGATTCAGCGGGGTTCTTTATTGACAACACCTTATACCGGCGACCCACTCACACCCGGCGAAGCGGCCCTGCCCATGGATGCCAAGAATACGCCTAAACGGCTCGATCAGAACGCCGTAGGTCTGCACAAAATCCCGGTGACGCCCCTGCCTTATGGCTCAGCTACCGAAATTCTGAAGCGGATGGCGGGCGTACGACCCGTTCCGGCGGGCTGGCAGGGCGGTCTGCCCTACACCTACCGCTTGGAAGGTGGCCCTGCCCTGAAAGTGCGATTGATGGTGAAACAGGAAAAAACGATTCAACGAATTTATCAGGTGGTGGGAACGCTAACAGGTTCTGAATTCCCGGACGAGTGGATCATTGCCGGTTGCCACTATGACGCCTGGTCGTATGGCGCTACGGACCCCAATTCAGGTACGGCTATGCTATTGAGCATGACTGAAACAATGGGCAAACTGGCCAAAGCCGGACAGCGGCCCCGGCGTACCATTAAAGTATGCCACTGGGATGCCGAAGAGCCGGGTGTGATCGGTTCGGCGGAGTGGAGCGAGCAGTTTCGAGACGAACTGTCGCAGAAGGCCGTTGCCTATATGAATTACGATGCGGCCGTGTCGGGACGGACGTTTGGCGCGAGTGCATCGCCCTCCATGAAAAAGCTCATCATTGAAGCCACGCAGTCTGTTCAATACCCTGATTCAAATAAGACGGTTTACCAGCACTGGATGGGCCACAAAGCCGCCGGAAATCCTACACGCGTCACGGGATCATCGGCTCCGGCGCTGGTAGCAGGCGAGCCCACCATTGGTAACCTGGGTGGCGGCTCCGACCACATTGCGCCATACATGCACATTGGTATTCCGTCGTTGAGTGCGGGCATGGAGGGACCAACGTTATATCATTCGCAGTACGACGATTTGTATTTCTATGACAAGTTTGCCGATCCGACGTATAAAATGGGACCGATGATGGAACAGGTTGTCGGAACCATGACCATGCGGTTAGCCAATGCCGACCTGGTTCCCTATGACCTGGCCCGCTACCCGACCGATCTGGCCGTTCACCTGAAAGCGGCAGAAAAAGCCATTCAGGCCTATGCGCCGACCTACTCGATTAATCCGCTACTGAATGCTGTTGCCGACCTGAAAAAGAATGCCGACGCCTGTGAACTGGCCCGGCAGAATTACCTGAAAAGCGGTCGTACGGATAAACTTGTGGAATTGAACAAAGAATTACGTCTGCTGGAGCGGTCGTTCATTGATCCAAAAGGCAACGCCTTTGGGGGTTGGTACAAATCGCTTTATGCATCGTCGGACCCGAACAGTGGCTATGCTTCGTGGATGCTGCCGGGCCTGCTTTATGAAGCATCCTTGAAATCGACGGCGAACCTGCCCGATCTGGAAGTTCGCTATAAGAAAGCGATTCAAACACTGAGCGATAAGTTGCTCGTTATTTCACAGGGGCTGGGAGGTGGAAACGCCCCCGCTGCGATTGGGAGCGGCAATAAGTAA
- a CDS encoding putative toxin-antitoxin system toxin component, PIN family, whose product MRVVIDTNCLRASIPPKSPFYDLYRSFEEGLFTWYVSTEILLEYEEILSLTYSELTAHLVLHTLTVAPNIVFAEPFYRWELIESDPDDNKFSDLAIGVNADYLVSNDKDYAILERISFPSLTVISLQEFLALLRGVDN is encoded by the coding sequence ATGCGGGTTGTTATTGATACGAACTGCCTACGGGCTTCTATTCCCCCGAAGAGTCCTTTCTATGACCTTTATCGCTCTTTTGAAGAAGGGTTATTTACCTGGTATGTCAGTACAGAAATTTTACTGGAGTATGAGGAGATCCTTAGCTTGACGTACTCTGAGCTGACGGCCCATCTTGTCCTGCACACATTAACTGTAGCCCCGAACATCGTTTTTGCCGAACCATTCTACCGGTGGGAGCTCATTGAAAGTGACCCGGATGATAATAAATTTTCGGATTTAGCTATTGGTGTCAATGCCGATTATCTTGTCAGTAATGACAAGGATTACGCCATTCTTGAGAGAATCAGTTTTCCTTCATTAACCGTTATCAGTCTTCAGGAATTTTTAGCATTACTACGAGGTGTGGATAACTAA